In Devosia beringensis, a single window of DNA contains:
- the mbhE gene encoding hydrogen gas-evolving membrane-bound hydrogenase subunit E, with amino-acid sequence MPNIDASIALVAIAPFVAAALAPLLHRFTKPWTGWILALVPAAIFVFLLGLIEPVLATGAISARIGWVPAYGLDLSFYVDGLSLTFALTISGIGALIVVYSGAYLAGHPHLGRFLAFLLAFMGAMLGLVLADNMLALFMFWELTAVTSFLLIGFDAVRAAARRGAIQALVITNIGGMALLAGVILVQQLTGEWELSGLSALEGGLQSHGLYGLVLAFFLVAAFTKSAQFPLHFWLPNAMEAPTPVSAFLHSATMVQAGVYLLARTTPWLGDTVAWTTILVGFGSVTLIWGALGALKQTDLKQMLAQSTIASLGLLVLLIGLGTETAIAGMVIYFVAHALYKAGLFMVVGAIDHEAGTRDINALGGLAGKMPVTFAAAAFAGLGMFGLPPTIAFFAKEEMYLYLLSPDWQALAVLAVLIAGNALLAAVGALVVLKPFLGPATATPKSAHEAPLGLLAGPVILGIAGVVAALWLDGFGMIVLEPAATAILGEPFESHLTWLLNFANPVIWLSVFTWLLAALVYRRASQLRTLLRRFDTALGWTADTKFDAVMFGLIRFAGAVTRLLHHGRLEVYLVTVFSMLALALVVPLFGLGAIGALWPTAELGNWGAKLAWPDMQLHEWGVILLALAGLGAVVAAPNRLYSILAVGIQGTAVALIFLIFGAPDLAFTQLMVEILSVVILALVMTRLNLDERDHRPFEDWARDGTLALVCGAGVSLLLMVVLSGTLDTRLSDFFIATSVPIAHGANIVNVILVDYRGFDTLGEISVLMAAGTAILVLVRSSRKGRLLSPSTPPPAPVRGWVSLASAEPVPSKREVPAAKAGPVKAAKAARPKPAATAKAAKAGPAKAPKPTATRRKRTTP; translated from the coding sequence GTGCCAAACATTGACGCGAGCATCGCGCTGGTGGCCATCGCGCCATTTGTTGCCGCTGCGCTGGCGCCATTGCTGCATCGCTTCACCAAGCCTTGGACGGGCTGGATTTTAGCGCTGGTGCCGGCCGCCATATTTGTCTTTCTGCTCGGCTTGATTGAGCCAGTGCTGGCGACGGGCGCTATCTCGGCGCGAATCGGCTGGGTGCCCGCCTATGGTCTGGATCTGTCCTTTTATGTCGATGGGCTGAGCCTGACCTTCGCGCTGACCATTTCGGGCATCGGCGCGCTGATTGTCGTCTATTCGGGCGCCTATCTGGCCGGTCACCCCCATCTCGGGCGGTTCCTCGCCTTCCTGCTCGCCTTCATGGGCGCCATGCTGGGCCTGGTGCTGGCCGACAATATGCTGGCCCTCTTCATGTTCTGGGAGCTGACGGCGGTCACCTCCTTCCTGCTGATCGGCTTTGACGCCGTGCGGGCCGCCGCAAGGCGCGGCGCCATCCAGGCTCTGGTCATCACCAATATCGGCGGCATGGCGCTGCTGGCCGGCGTCATCCTGGTGCAGCAGCTGACCGGCGAGTGGGAACTGAGCGGCCTCAGCGCACTCGAGGGCGGGTTGCAGAGCCATGGACTCTATGGCCTGGTGCTGGCCTTTTTCCTTGTCGCCGCCTTCACCAAATCGGCGCAGTTTCCGCTGCATTTCTGGCTGCCCAATGCCATGGAGGCGCCGACCCCGGTCTCGGCTTTCCTCCATTCGGCCACCATGGTGCAGGCTGGTGTCTACCTCTTGGCGCGCACCACGCCCTGGCTGGGCGATACGGTCGCCTGGACCACGATCCTGGTCGGTTTCGGCAGCGTCACACTGATCTGGGGCGCGCTGGGCGCGCTCAAGCAGACCGACCTCAAGCAGATGCTGGCGCAATCGACCATTGCCTCGCTGGGCCTGCTGGTATTGCTGATTGGCCTGGGCACCGAGACTGCCATTGCCGGCATGGTGATCTATTTCGTCGCCCATGCGCTCTACAAGGCGGGCCTCTTCATGGTGGTCGGCGCCATCGACCATGAAGCCGGCACCCGCGACATCAACGCTTTGGGCGGGCTGGCAGGCAAGATGCCCGTCACCTTTGCCGCCGCTGCTTTTGCCGGGCTGGGCATGTTCGGCCTGCCACCCACCATTGCCTTCTTTGCCAAGGAGGAAATGTATCTCTACCTGCTCTCGCCAGATTGGCAGGCTCTGGCCGTGCTGGCTGTGCTGATCGCCGGCAATGCGCTGCTGGCCGCGGTCGGCGCGCTGGTGGTGCTCAAGCCCTTTCTCGGCCCCGCCACCGCCACGCCCAAAAGCGCGCATGAAGCTCCGCTCGGCCTGCTGGCCGGGCCGGTTATCCTCGGCATTGCCGGCGTCGTCGCGGCCCTCTGGCTGGACGGCTTCGGCATGATCGTGCTCGAGCCAGCGGCTACCGCCATTCTCGGCGAACCCTTTGAGAGCCACCTGACCTGGCTGCTCAACTTTGCCAATCCGGTCATCTGGCTGTCGGTCTTTACCTGGCTGCTGGCCGCTTTGGTCTATCGCCGGGCGTCCCAGCTGCGCACCCTGCTGCGCCGCTTCGACACGGCTTTGGGCTGGACCGCCGATACCAAGTTCGACGCCGTCATGTTCGGGCTGATCCGCTTTGCCGGCGCCGTGACGCGGCTGCTGCATCACGGGCGCCTTGAAGTCTATCTGGTCACCGTGTTTTCCATGCTGGCGCTGGCTCTGGTCGTGCCGCTGTTCGGCCTGGGCGCCATCGGTGCCCTGTGGCCGACGGCCGAACTGGGCAACTGGGGCGCCAAGCTGGCCTGGCCGGACATGCAGCTGCACGAATGGGGCGTGATCCTGTTGGCGCTGGCCGGCCTCGGCGCCGTGGTGGCCGCGCCCAACCGGCTCTATTCCATCCTCGCCGTCGGCATCCAGGGCACGGCCGTGGCGCTGATCTTCCTGATCTTCGGCGCCCCCGACCTTGCCTTCACCCAGCTCATGGTGGAAATCCTCTCCGTGGTTATCCTGGCGCTGGTGATGACAAGGCTCAATCTGGACGAGCGCGATCACCGCCCCTTCGAGGACTGGGCCCGCGACGGTACGCTAGCTTTGGTCTGCGGCGCCGGCGTCAGCCTGCTGCTGATGGTGGTGCTGTCGGGTACGCTCGACACGCGCCTCTCCGACTTCTTCATCGCCACCAGCGTGCCGATCGCCCATGGCGCCAATATCGTCAACGTCATCCTGGTCGACTATCGCGGCTTTGACACGCTGGGCGAAATCTCGGTGCTGATGGCCGCCGGCACTGCCATCCTGGTGCTGGTGCGCAGCAGCCGCAAGGGCAGGCTGCTGTCGCCGTCCACGCCGCCGCCCGCGCCGGTCCGCGGCTGGGTCAGCCTGGCCAGCGCCGAACCGGTGCCGTCCAAACGTGAGGTCCCCGCCGCCAAAGCGGGGCCGGTCAAGGCAGCCAAAGCCGCCAGGCCCAAGCCTGCAGCCACGGCCAAAGCCGCCAAAGCCGGGCCGGCCAAGGCGCCCAAGCCGACGGCTACCCGTCGCAAGAGGACCACGCCATGA